The following are encoded in a window of Rhizobium sp. 11515TR genomic DNA:
- a CDS encoding thiamine ABC transporter ATP-binding protein, whose amino-acid sequence MTDGHDMKEQGIAMAGVELRLGTHDFRFDCDLPQGKIIAVAGPSGSGKSTFLNLLAGFEPPDRGRILLAGQDVIRLHPAERPVSLVFQDNNLFAHLDLFTNVGLGISPSLRLSARDRQRVSKALARVGLPDFETRKPGTLSGGERQRAAFARALVRDKPILLLDEPFAALDPGLRSGMVELLKTLHRETGNTVLIVSHDPAEVRRLADHAVFIDGGTIKLAAPIGAFLETDSIPALTTFLQH is encoded by the coding sequence ATGACTGACGGCCACGACATGAAGGAACAGGGCATTGCCATGGCCGGTGTCGAACTGCGCCTCGGCACCCATGATTTCCGCTTCGACTGTGATTTGCCACAGGGCAAGATCATCGCCGTCGCCGGTCCGTCGGGATCAGGAAAATCGACCTTCCTCAATTTGCTAGCCGGCTTCGAACCGCCGGATCGGGGTCGCATTCTGCTTGCCGGACAGGACGTAATCCGCCTGCACCCCGCCGAACGGCCCGTGTCGCTCGTCTTCCAGGACAACAACCTCTTTGCTCATCTCGACCTCTTCACCAATGTCGGTCTCGGCATCAGCCCATCGCTGAGGCTCTCGGCGCGGGACCGGCAAAGGGTCTCGAAAGCCCTGGCGCGCGTCGGACTGCCTGACTTCGAGACGCGCAAACCGGGTACGCTTTCCGGCGGCGAACGCCAGCGCGCCGCCTTCGCGAGGGCGCTCGTGCGCGACAAGCCGATCCTTTTGCTCGACGAACCCTTCGCCGCCCTCGATCCCGGCCTGCGCTCCGGCATGGTCGAACTCCTGAAAACTCTACATCGCGAAACCGGCAATACGGTGCTGATCGTCTCGCATGATCCGGCCGAAGTGCGGCGCCTTGCCGACCACGCCGTCTTCATCGATGGCGGCACCATCAAGCTCGCCGCTCCCATCGGGGCCTTCCTGGAGACGGACAGCATTCCGGCTCTGACCACATTTCTGCAACATTGA